ATTCGAACCAATCCTTTTCCAAATTCAACCATTTCTTCATTCGTTACCAAAATTTCAGTGACTACCCCATCTTTTGGTGCTGGGACTTCATTCATCACTTTCATGGCTTCGATAATCAAGAGTGTTTGACCCTTAGTGACCTTATCTCCTACAGATACAAAGGCTGGTTTATCCGGAGCTGGCGACAAGTAAGCCACCCCAACCAATGGACTTTCAACCACATCACCTTCTGCAGCCTGAGCTGGAGCAGCAACTGGTTCAGCCGCTACAGCTGGAGTTGCTGGTGCTTCAACAACAGGGGCTACTACAGGAGTTTGAGGAGCTGCTACCACTTCAACTGCAGGAGCAACCGGTGTAGCCGCAACTGAACTCGTTTGGTTTTTACTCAAATTCAATTCTTCGCCATTATTTTTATATGAGAATTCACGCAAAGTTGACGCATCAAATTGAGCCAACAAATCTTTGATTTCAGAAATATTCATGAATTAACCCTCCCAACGTTTAAAGGCCAGAACAGCATTGTGTCCTCCAAAACCAAAGGTATTTGAGATAGCGTACTGAATATCCGCTTCTTGACCTTCACCATAAACAACGTTTGCTTCGATATAGTCAGACAATTCTTTAGTACCAGCAGTTTTTGGTACAAAGCTGTGACGAATCGCTTCGATGGTAGCAATCGCTTCAACCGCACCAGCAGCACCAAGCAAGTGTCCTGTAAATGATTTCGTAGATGATACAGGAACTTCTTTACCAAGTACAGAAACAATAGCTCCGCTTTCACCTTTCTCATTGGCAGGTGTAGATGTACCATGCGCATTGACATAATCGACATCTTCAGGTTTGATACCAGCTTCATTAATAGCCAATTTAATTGCTTTAGCAGCACCTGAACCATCTGGTGTTGGTGTTGTCATATGGTAAGCATCACAGTTTGAACCGTAACCAACAATTTCAGCCAAAATATTAGCACCACGTTTTTGGGCATGTTCCAAACTTTCGATGACAAGAACCCCTGCACCTTCACCCATCACAAAACCATTACGGTCTTTGTCAAATGGGATAGATGAACGTTCTGGGTCTTCTGTTGTTGAAAGGGCCGTAAGAGCATTGAAACCACCGATACCAATCTTAGTAATCGAAGCTTCAGCACCACCTGCCAAAACAACATCATGCATACCAAATTTAATTTCACGGAAAGCTTCACCAATGGCATCGTTGGCAGAAGCACAAGCTGTTGTCACGGATTTACATACCCCTTGAGCCCCAATCTTAAGTGCGATGTTTCCAGCCCCCATGTTTGAAAGAGCTTTTGGAATAAACATTGGTTGGATTCTCTTCATCCCACGTTCATGCATCCGGATAATTTGATCTTCCAATTCTTGCAAACCACCGATACCAGATGATACAATCACACCAACACGATCGCGATCTTCTTCTTCCATGTTCAAGCCTGAATTTTCAATAGCTTCCATTGCAGCATAGATTGCATACAATGAGTAAGTATCCATACGATTTTGATCTTTTTTTACGAAATATTTATCGAATGGGAAATCTTGAATTTCACCAGCATTAAAGACTGGAATTTCAGAAGCATCAAATTTTGTAATGGGCTTGATTCCAATTTTTCCTTCATGAAGGCTATTCCAGAACTCCTCTGGTGTATTTCCGATTGGTGAGGTTACACCGTAACCTGTAACAACAACACGATTTGTAGACATATATATTCTCCTTTTGTCGGATGGATATTTAAGTAAGTGATTTTCGATCAGTGAGCATTCATTATTGCATAGTCATGCCGCCATCAATGGCAATTGTTTGACCAGTTAAATATTCTTGACCTGCTAAGAAAGCCGCAACTTCTGCCACTTCTTCAGCTTGACCAATTCGTTTCATTGGCACTTGAGCTAGCATGGCATCTTTCATTTTCTCTGGAATAGCATCAGTCATATCTGATTCAATGAAACCAGGTGCAATGGCATTCACACGAACGCCACGAGCCGCAACTTCACGCGCTACTGATTTAGTGAAACCAATCAAACCAGCTTTTGAAGCCGCATAGTTAGCTTGACCGATATTCCCCATTAGACCAACAACAGAGGACATGTTGATAATGGCCCCTTGACGAGCTTTAGACATCGGTTTTAAGACAGCTTGAGTCATATTAAAGGCACCTGTCAAGTTGATTTTCAAGACCCGTTCAAAATCTTCTTCAGTCATTTTCAACATCAACTTGTCGTTTGTGATGCCAGCGTTATTGACCAAAACATCAACACTTCCAAGCTTTTCAATTGCTTCAGCCACCATACGTTGCGCATCTTCGCCATTAGAAATATCCCCAGAAATACCAACAACAGTCACACCATAGTCAGCAAACTGTGCAAGCAAGTCCTCAGAAATTTCAGAACGTCCATTTAGGACAACATTGGCACCGAGACTCGCAAATTTATGAGCCACAGCCAATCCAATTCCGCGTGTTGAACCTGTTACAAAAACATTTTTATTTTTAAGTTCCATCTTTACCTCGTTTTAAGCATTCAGAAGTGCATCTAGACTAGCCTGATCTTCGACGTTATGAGTTGGAAGAGTTTTATCAATTTTCTTCAAGAATCCTGACAAGACTTTTCCAGGTCCAATTTCGATGACCTCATCTACACCAAATTCTTGAATCGTAGCAATTGAATCATAGAAACGAACCGGTTCTTTTACTTGACGGGCCAAAAGTGCTTTCACATCTTCTGACTTCATGATAGTAGCTTCTGTATTCCCAACTAAAGGAAGATCAAAATCATTAAATGATACTTTTTCTAGTTCAGCCGCCAATTTTTGACTAGCAGATTCCAGTAAGGCTGTGTGGAATGGACCTGACACATTCAAAGGGATCAAGCGTTTGGCACCTGCTTCCTGCAATAGTTCCACAGCATAGTCCACAGCCGCAACCTCACCACCAATCACAATTTGTGCTGGCGTATTGTAGTTAGCTGGTGTTACTACACCCTTTTCGGATGCTTGTTGACAAATCTCCTCGATCAAACTTGGGTCTGTATTCATAACAGCAACCATTTTCCCACTTCCAGCGGGAGCTGCCGTTTCCATGAATTCACCTCGTTTCGCAACCAAAGCTACTGCATCTTCAAACGAAAGAGCTCCAGCCGCAACCAGGGCAGAATATTCCCCCAAAGAGAGACCGGCAACAATATCAGGAGTGATACCATTTTCTACTAAGAGACGATAAATGGCTACTGACGTTGTCAAAATAGCTGGTTGAGTATAGCGTGTCTGATTCAGTTTTTCTTCGTTAGAATCAATCAATTCACGCAAATCATAGCCTAGAATACGACTAGCCGTATCAAATGTCTCTTTAACAACGGGATAAGCCGCATACAAATCGCTCGCCATGCCCAATTTCTGAGCCCCTTGACCAGCAAATAAGAACGCACGTTTTGTCACTATCCTAATCCTTTCGACGTTTTTAGACGTTTACATCTGCCCAACGAGCAGCTTCTTCTTTAATCACCTTGGCAGCACCTGTGTAAAGGTCTTCCAAGATTTCTGCACATGTTTCTTCTTTACGAACAAGACCTGCAATTTGTCCAGCCATAACTGAACCATATTCCACATCTCCATCAACAACAGCGTTACGAAGGGCACCTGCACCAAGCTCTTCAATTTCCTCTTGAGTCTTCTTACCAGCCAAGAAATCTTTTTCAGCTTGGTTATATTCTGTAGCCAATTTATTCTTAATCGCACGAACTGGGTGTCCAACAACTGAGGCTGAAATAACAGTATCAATATCTTTAGCCTTCAAAATCTTATCTTTGAAGTTTTGGTGTGCATTAGATTCCTTAGCAACAGCGAAACGAGTACCAACCTGAACAGCTTCTGCTCCAAGCATAAGAACAGCAGCCATACCACGTCCATCTGCAACACCACCAGCACCAATAACTGGGATAGATACCGCATCCGCAACCTGGCGAACAAGTGCCATGGTTGTCAATTTACCAATGTGACCACCAGCTTCCATACCTTCTGCGACAACAGCATCAGCTCCAAGTTTTTCCATACGTTTAGCAAGTGCTACCGATGGAATAACTGGGATTACTGTAATTCCAGCTTCGTGGAAACGCTCCATATATTTACCTGGGTTTCCGGCACCTGTTGTAACAACCTTAACACCCTCTTCGATAACGAGGTCGACGATGTCATCTGCAAATGGTGACAAAAGCATGATATTAACACCGAATGGTTTGTCAGTGATTTGTTTTACTCTATCAATATTAGCTTTTACCACTTCTTTAGGGGCATTACCACCACCAATAATTCCGAGTCCACCAGCATTTGAAACGGCTCCAGCCAAGTCTCCATCAGCAACCCAGGCCATACCACCTTGGAAGATTGGATATTTAATATTCAATAGTTCAGTAATTCGTGTTTGCATTATACCTACCTCTTTTTTCACTTAAGTAATAGTTTGAGTTTAAAAGATTGTTTCTTTGAGCCTCAAACTATTACCTAAATAAGAGAGAATATCTTTCGATACTCTCATCTATCATTATTTTGTTTTTTCTTCTACGTAAGCGACAAGGTCACCAACTGTAGACAATCCTTCTTCAGTTTCGATTTGGATGTCAAAAGCATCTTCAATTTCAGAGATAACTTGGAACAAATCCAATGAATCTGCTTCTAAATCTTCGAATGTAGATTCAAGAGTTACTTCTGATGGTTCTTTACCAAGTTCTTCAACGATA
The Streptococcus parasanguinis genome window above contains:
- the accB gene encoding acetyl-CoA carboxylase biotin carboxyl carrier protein; translated protein: MNISEIKDLLAQFDASTLREFSYKNNGEELNLSKNQTSSVAATPVAPAVEVVAAPQTPVVAPVVEAPATPAVAAEPVAAPAQAAEGDVVESPLVGVAYLSPAPDKPAFVSVGDKVTKGQTLLIIEAMKVMNEVPAPKDGVVTEILVTNEEMVEFGKGLVRIK
- the fabF gene encoding beta-ketoacyl-ACP synthase II yields the protein MSTNRVVVTGYGVTSPIGNTPEEFWNSLHEGKIGIKPITKFDASEIPVFNAGEIQDFPFDKYFVKKDQNRMDTYSLYAIYAAMEAIENSGLNMEEEDRDRVGVIVSSGIGGLQELEDQIIRMHERGMKRIQPMFIPKALSNMGAGNIALKIGAQGVCKSVTTACASANDAIGEAFREIKFGMHDVVLAGGAEASITKIGIGGFNALTALSTTEDPERSSIPFDKDRNGFVMGEGAGVLVIESLEHAQKRGANILAEIVGYGSNCDAYHMTTPTPDGSGAAKAIKLAINEAGIKPEDVDYVNAHGTSTPANEKGESGAIVSVLGKEVPVSSTKSFTGHLLGAAGAVEAIATIEAIRHSFVPKTAGTKELSDYIEANVVYGEGQEADIQYAISNTFGFGGHNAVLAFKRWEG
- the fabG gene encoding 3-oxoacyl-[acyl-carrier-protein] reductase, translated to MELKNKNVFVTGSTRGIGLAVAHKFASLGANVVLNGRSEISEDLLAQFADYGVTVVGISGDISNGEDAQRMVAEAIEKLGSVDVLVNNAGITNDKLMLKMTEEDFERVLKINLTGAFNMTQAVLKPMSKARQGAIINMSSVVGLMGNIGQANYAASKAGLIGFTKSVAREVAARGVRVNAIAPGFIESDMTDAIPEKMKDAMLAQVPMKRIGQAEEVAEVAAFLAGQEYLTGQTIAIDGGMTMQ
- the fabD gene encoding ACP S-malonyltransferase; protein product: MTKRAFLFAGQGAQKLGMASDLYAAYPVVKETFDTASRILGYDLRELIDSNEEKLNQTRYTQPAILTTSVAIYRLLVENGITPDIVAGLSLGEYSALVAAGALSFEDAVALVAKRGEFMETAAPAGSGKMVAVMNTDPSLIEEICQQASEKGVVTPANYNTPAQIVIGGEVAAVDYAVELLQEAGAKRLIPLNVSGPFHTALLESASQKLAAELEKVSFNDFDLPLVGNTEATIMKSEDVKALLARQVKEPVRFYDSIATIQEFGVDEVIEIGPGKVLSGFLKKIDKTLPTHNVEDQASLDALLNA
- the fabK gene encoding enoyl-[acyl-carrier-protein] reductase FabK, whose protein sequence is MQTRITELLNIKYPIFQGGMAWVADGDLAGAVSNAGGLGIIGGGNAPKEVVKANIDRVKQITDKPFGVNIMLLSPFADDIVDLVIEEGVKVVTTGAGNPGKYMERFHEAGITVIPVIPSVALAKRMEKLGADAVVAEGMEAGGHIGKLTTMALVRQVADAVSIPVIGAGGVADGRGMAAVLMLGAEAVQVGTRFAVAKESNAHQNFKDKILKAKDIDTVISASVVGHPVRAIKNKLATEYNQAEKDFLAGKKTQEEIEELGAGALRNAVVDGDVEYGSVMAGQIAGLVRKEETCAEILEDLYTGAAKVIKEEAARWADVNV
- a CDS encoding acyl carrier protein codes for the protein MAVFEKVQEIIVEELGKEPSEVTLESTFEDLEADSLDLFQVISEIEDAFDIQIETEEGLSTVGDLVAYVEEKTK